A genomic stretch from Fusarium musae strain F31 chromosome 9, whole genome shotgun sequence includes:
- a CDS encoding hypothetical protein (BUSCO:EOG09263U71): MVSLDPASVRISKIAGRYLIFDSEAAAFLRRNENINGTLAGTAPQQPTQNIFLGLPIELRPEEAEALLHKNVAYLVDDVAAHHHVLQNHNAVARRLYLDSLRTRKQTAQQVLAEKNAQKIVEGALKRGKSCRVPPGNTDDDTITTSETKPAVQQQQSAIKSLGVTPTSSGSLISPEAERTYQATNPTQGPLCGFLLTSGHYTTPGLRFGAKYSVYPGDPLRFHAHFMANQYEWEEDIPVLDIVAGGRLATAVKKAYLIGAEQPLANGSQDDQQMRTFSIEWAAM, translated from the coding sequence ATGGTCTCTCTCGACCCAGCCTCTGTTCGAATATCCAAGATCGCTGGGCGATATCTCATCTTCGATTCCGAGGCTGCTGCTTTCTTGCGTCGGAATGAGAATATCAACGGTACACTAGCCGGAACCGCGCCTCAGCAACCGACTCAGAACATCTTTCTCGGTCTTCCAATCGAACTCCGGCCTGAGGAGGCTGAAGCTTTATTGCATAAGAATGTGGCTTATCTTGTAGACGATGTAGCTGCCCACCACCATGTTCTCCAGAATCACAACGCCGTGGCGAGGAGGCTATACCTCGACTCGCTTAGGACGAGAAAGCAGACAGCACAACAGGTTCTTGCTGAAAAGAATGCCCAGAAGATTGTTGAAGGAGCATTGAAGCGTGGGAAGTCCTGCCGTGTGCCTCCTGGCAATACCGACGACGACACAATCACCACTAGTGAAACTAAACCCGCcgtacagcagcagcaatctgCCATCAAATCCCTGGGCGTCACCCCAACGTCCAGTGGGTCGCTGATTTCTCCAGAAGCTGAACGGACATACCAGGCCACTAACCCTACGCAAGGCCCTTTGTGCGGCTTTCTACTTACTTCTGGTCACTACACAACTCCCGGCCTTCGCTTTGGTGCCAAGTATAGTGTATATCCAGGCGATCCCTTGAGGTTCCATGCTCATTTCATGGCAAACCAGTATGAATGGGAAGAAGACATTCCCGTATTGGACATCGTAGCAGGAGGTCGCCTCGCCACAGCTGTGAAGAAGGCGTATTTAATAGGGGCAGAACAGCCACTAGCGAATGGTTCACAAGATGACCAACAGATGAGAACCTTTAGTATCGAATGGGCTGCAATGTAA
- a CDS encoding hypothetical protein (EggNog:ENOG41), which produces MADRRRINGPGGITVAPVYEADEFVVSTRTRAPNGIRAQSPFSPHMVLSTHVKYAPFATRQRRGYLRDSTERDLSTHLEAALRGALIADRWPKSGVDVVVTIIEGDQARQVAVEQGSEEWDMMNVLSGCITVAAAALADAGIDCVDTVSGGVAALVSGADNDEPIMVLDPVPSEHSQILAACCVAYLPSRDEITNLWLKGSLPSSDASLHRDLVARAVHASKGANLAVAASLKESVIVG; this is translated from the exons ATGGCAGACCGACGACGCATTAATGGCCCTGGAGGTATCACAGTGGCACCTGTCTATGAAGCAGATGAGTTTGTTGTTTCCACTCGGACTCGCGCTCCAAATGGTATCAGGGCACAAT CGCCCTTCTCCCCTCACATGGTCCTCTCTACGCATGTCAAATACGCACCTTTTGCAACTCGTCAAAGAAGGGGTTATTTACGCGATTCTACCGAGCGTGACTTGAGCACCCATCTCGAAGCAGCTCTCAGGGGTGCACTCATTGCAGACCGTTGGCCCAAGAGTGGAGTGGATGTGGTTGTTACCATTATTGAAGGAGACCAAGCCCGTCAGGTAGCTGTGGAGCAGGGAAGCGAGGAATgggacatgatgaatgtgcTTAGCGGCTGCATCACTGTTGCCGCCGCCGCTCTCGCGGATGCTGGTATTGACTGTGTCGATACTGTCTCTGGAGGTGTTGCGGCTTTGGTGTCTGGGGCGGACAATGATGAACCCATCATGGTGCTCGATCCAGTTCCTTCTGAACATTCACAAATACTCGCAGCTTGCTGTGTAGCCTATCTTCCCTCCCGAGACGAAATCACAAATCTCTGGCTGAAGGGAAGCTTGCCTTCATCAGACGCCAGTCTGCATCGCGACCTTGTCGCCCGTGCCGTACATGCAAGCAAAGGAGCCAATCTTGCAGTAGCTGCATCACTGAAAGAATCAGTCATCGTGGGTTGA
- the ANP1 gene encoding Mannan polymerase II complex anp1 subunit (EggNog:ENOG41~CAZy:GT62): MPPPFRMAILPRTLTPAQRRRNKLLVRLCILAAILFAFSLWLWPSSPVASLVSFGLLSTGGAPELETVRYYDLTTVQGTARGWEREERILLCVPLRDAEAHLGMFFSHMRNLTYPHHLIDLAFLVSDSKDNTLKVLSESLEAIQADQDPKQPYGEISIIEKDFGQKVNQDVESRHGFAAQASRRKLMAQARNWLLSAALRPYHSWVYWRDVDVETAPFTILEDLMRHNKDVIVPNVWRPLPDWLGGEQPYDLNSWQESETALALADTLDEDAVIVEGYAEYATWRPHLAYLRDPFGDPDMEMEIDGVGGVSILAKAKVFRSGVHFPAFSFEKHAETEGFGKMSKRMGYSVIGLPHYTIWHLYEPSVDDIRHMEEMERERLAREKQEEEKKKNQQKIKEEYSDTRNEWEKDKQEMQNLAAQPKPVKDTQKAPSRDGLAQPHNQQPGSGNQAKAGSGNAAQGDIKAQVVKQEGNAARQEGKAVPDGDKRAAVGAQDVPQANPGAAQ; the protein is encoded by the exons ATGCCGCCGCCTTTTCGAATGGCTATCCTC CCGCGCACTTTGACGCCTGCCCAACGGCGTCGCAATAAACTTCTCGTCCGCCTATGCATTTTAGCGGCGATACTGTTCGCTTTTAGTCTCTGGCTTTGGCCCTCCAGCCCCGTGGCTTCGCTGGTATCTTTCGGGCTTCTGTCTACTGGTGGTGCACCAGAGCTCGAGACAGTTCGATACTACGACTTGACCACCGTCCAGGGCACTGCTCGTGGCTGGGAACGCGAAGAGCGGATTCTGTTATGTGTACCACTTCGTGATGCCGAAGCGCACTTGGGAATGTTCTTTTCTCATATGCGCAACCTCACATATCCGCACCACTTGATCGACCTGGCCTTTCTCGTGTCCGATTCCAAAGATAATACTCTAAAGGTTCTTTCTGAGAGTTTGGAGGCTATTCAAGCCGACCAGGATCCCAAGCAACCATACGGGGAGATCTCAATTATTGAGAAAGACTTCGGGCAGAAGGTCAACCAGGATGTTGAAAGTCGCCACGGATTCGCTGCCCAGGCCAGCCGACGAAAGCTGATGGCGCAAGCCCGAAATTGGCTCCTGAGCGCAGCTCTGCGGCCGTACCACTCCTGGGTTTATTGGCGTGACGTAGACGTTGAAACAGCACCTTTCACCATTTTGGAGGATCTCATGCGCCATAACAAGGACGTCATCGTTCCTA ATGTTTGGCGACCGTTGCCCGACTGGCTTGGCGGTGAACAGCCCTACGATCTGAACTCATGGCAGGAGTCTGAGACAGCTTTGGCCCTCGCCGACAcacttgatgaagatgctgtcATTGTTGAAGGTTACGCCGAATATGCCACATGGCGTCCTCATTTAGCGTACCTCCGTGATCCTTTTGGTGATCCCGATATGGAAATGGAAATTGACGGTGTTGGGGGTGTCAGTATTCTGGCAAAAGCCAAAGTCTTCCGATCCGGTGTTCACTTTCCAGCCTTCAGTTTCGAGAAGCACGCCGAGACAGAAGGTTTCGGCAAG ATGTCCAAGAGAATGGGGTACTCAGTCATTGGTCTACCTCATTATACCATCTGGCATTTGTATGAGCCTAGTGTGGATGATATCCGCCACATGGAG GAGATGGAGCGGGAACGACTTGCCCGGGAAaagcaggaggaagagaagaaaaagaaccaACAGAAGATCAAAGAAGAGTATAGTGACACCCGGAATGAGTGGGAGAAGGATAAGCAAGAGATGCAGAATCTGGCAGCTCAGCCAAAGCCCGTCAAAGACACTCAGAAAGCTCCCAGCCGAGATGGGTTGGCCCAGCCCCATAATCAACAACCTGGTTCTGGTAACCAAGCCAAGGCGGGCTCGGGTAATGCCGCTCAAGGCGACATCAAAGCGCAAGTGGTCAAGCAGGAGGGTAACGCAGCAAGACAAGAAGGCAAAGCGGTTCCAGATGGAGACAAACgagctgctgttggtgcACAAGATGTGCCCCAAGCCAACCCAGGGGCCGCTCAATAA